One Mauremys mutica isolate MM-2020 ecotype Southern chromosome 9, ASM2049712v1, whole genome shotgun sequence DNA segment encodes these proteins:
- the SLC19A3 gene encoding thiamine transporter 2 encodes MACWKEIRSSSWIYPTLVLCIYGFFSMMRPSEPFLTPYLTGPDKNLTIDEVTNQVFPVWTYSYLVLLFPVFLITDYLRYKPIIILQGLSFIITWLMLLFFQGVLAMQWMEFFYGMVTATEVAYYAYIYSVVSADHYQKVTSYCRSITLVSTTVAAVLGQLLVSLAELSYFYLNAISLASLSLAFLASFFLPMPKKSMFFHKNHIPETPQGTMGQDTMSNAPGINEQPSCQEDKDPEKSSVISRTLPECQSDKHQCHMLVQLCKDLKECYCTKKLLYWSLWWALATAGYNQIVNYIQVLWDDRAPSQNYDIYNGAVEAAATFLSSVTSMAVGYVKINWDLSGELALGIFSALDAGSLFLMHFTTNIWACYASYLVFKSCYMLLITISTFQIAVNLSMERYALMFGFNNFVALVIQTIITVVVVDSRGLGLKIVTQFLIYGSYFAVIAGIFLIRSIYTIVSIQCKKETRNFSNGSRNIKEQESETRL; translated from the exons ATGGCTTGCTGGAAGGAAATACGAAGCAGCAGCTGGATTTATCCTACCCTGGTCCTTTGCATTTATGGATTTTTCTCCATGATGAGGCCATCAGAACCTTTCCTCACCCCTTATCTAACAGGACCAGATAAAAACCTGACTATCGATGAG GTTACAAACCAGGTTTTCCCAGTTTGGACATACTCCTATCTGGTGCTGCTGTTTCCTGTTTTCTTGATTACAGACTATCTGCGCTATAAGCCCATCATTATTCTACAAGGCCTTAGCTTCATTATTACGTGGCTGATGCTTTTATTTTTCCAAGGAGTGCTAGCCATGCAGTGGATGGAGTTTTTTTATGGGATGGTAACAGCCACTGAAGTTGCCTATTACGCCTACATTTACAGCGTTGTCAGTGCTGACCATTATCAAAAAGTGACTAGTTATTGCAGAAGCATCACGCTTGTTTCAACCACAGTTGCAGCGGTGTTGGGGCAACTTTTAGTATCTTTGGCAGAGCTATCCTATTTTTATCTAAATGCCATTAGTTTGGCTTCTCTGTCCTTGGCCTTCCTAGCCTCATTTTTTCTACCAATGCCAAAAAAAAGTATGTTCTTTCACAAAAATCATATCCCTGAAACTCCCCAAGGAACAATGGGACAAGACACAATGTCAAATGCACCCGGCATTAACGAACAGCCAAGTTGCCAAGAGGACAAAGACCCTGAGAAATCATCTGTCATTTCCAGGACATTGCCTGAATGCCAGTCTGACAAGCACCAGTGTCATATGCTTGTGCAGTTATGCAAGGATTTAAAGGAATGCTATTGCACTAAGAAGCTTCTTTACTGGTCCCTATGGTGGGCTTTAGCCACTGCAGGCTATAACCAGATTGTGAATTACATCCAGGTGTTATGGGACGACAGAGCACCCTCTCAGAATTATGACATTTATAATGGGGCTGTTGAGGCAGCAGCAACATTTCTGA GTTCAGTAACCTCCATGGCAGTAGGATATGTGAAAATTAACTGGGATCTTTCAGGAGAGCTAGCACTGGGAATcttctctgcactggatgctggTTCTCTATTTCTCATGCATTTTACTACCAACATCTGGGCATGCTATGCTAGCTATCTAGTTTTCAAGTCATGTTATATGCTACTCATAACAATATCAAC GTTTCAGATCGCTGTCAATCTAAGCATGGAACGCTACGCTTTGATGTTTGGATTCAACAACTTTGTTGCACTGGTGATTCAGACCATTATAACTGTAGTCGTAGTTGATTCAAGAGGTCTAGGATTGAAGATAGTCACCCAG TTCCTAATTTATGGCAGTTACTTTGCAGTCATAGCTGGGATTTTCTTGATCAGAAGCATTTACACAATTGTCTCAATCCAATGCAAAAAGGAAACACGGAACTTCTCCAATGGATCTCGGAACATTAAGGAACAAGAATCAGAAACCAGATTATAA